A DNA window from Salarias fasciatus chromosome 23 unlocalized genomic scaffold, fSalaFa1.1 super_scaffold_20, whole genome shotgun sequence contains the following coding sequences:
- the s100b gene encoding protein S100-B, whose translation MSDLETSMAAIIAVFQKYSEREGDKHKLKKSELKELLQDELPGLMAHVKDQASLDSLMESLDADGDSECDFQEFMTFVSVVTVCCHEFFEHEDE comes from the exons ATGAGCGACCTGGAGACCTCGATGGCCGCCATCATCGCCGTCTTTCAGAAGTACTCGGAGCGAGAGGGGGACAAGCACAAGCTGAAGAAGAgcgagctgaaggagctgcttcAGGACGAGCTCCCCGGTCTGATGGCG cATGTGAAAGACCAGGCCTCCCTGGacagcctgatggagagcctggaCGCCGACGGAGACTCCGAGTGCGACTTCCAGGAGTTCATGACGTTCGTCTCCGTGGTTACCGTCTGTTGCCACGAATTCTTCGAGCACGAGGACGAGTAA
- the LOC115384068 gene encoding cell adhesion molecule 1-like yields the protein MYAYAASTPLPRRSAQTSPPFTNSDLVTRIGAPAPHSDIADLAALIGGIISAVLLVLICVIAVLLWCLSRQKGSYATNETDDDDDEVVEEDDGDDNKALQMKEPLKPKDDD from the exons ATGTACGCCTACGCCGCGTCCACCCCTCTGCCTCGCCGGTCGGCGCAAACGTCGCCCCCGTTCACAAACTCAGACCTGGTGACCCGGATCGGAGCGCCAG CGCCGCACTCCGACATCGCAGATCTGGCCGCACTGATTGGAG GCATCAtcagcgccgtgctgctggtCCTGATCTGCGTCATCGCCGTGCTGCTGTGGTGCCTGTCCCGGCAGAAGGGCTCGTACGCCACCAACGAGacggacgacgacgacgacgaagTCGTCGAAGAAGACGACGGCGACGACAACAAGGCCCTCCAGATGAAGGAGCCGCTGAAGCCCAAAGACGACGATTAG